The following coding sequences are from one Phenylobacterium glaciei window:
- a CDS encoding transglutaminase family protein, translating to MIYGLRHRTTYTYEAPVTFARCVLRLTPQSSSSQTVLRSNVSVTPRPSASHEGIGPFGEKTLTVVIDKPHHELIIEGRSRVDVHAPPLPDPGASPAWTQIRDQAYQSRALTPDGPATYLYPTRRTPITPPITDYARQSFAAGRPILEAAAELMTRIHGDFVYDPEATTVSTPAPEAFAARHGVCQDFAHIMIAGLRGLGLPAAYVSGYLRTTPPPGRPRLEGADATHAWVSLWCGADGWIGLDPTNALLVQNDHIVLAVGRDYSDVAPIDGIILAPGVQTLKVEVDVAPEAEPATPVPAT from the coding sequence GTGATCTACGGCCTGCGCCACCGCACCACCTACACCTACGAGGCGCCGGTCACCTTCGCCCGCTGCGTGCTGCGCCTGACCCCGCAGTCCTCGTCGTCGCAGACCGTGCTGCGCAGCAACGTGTCGGTCACGCCTAGGCCCTCGGCCAGCCATGAAGGGATCGGTCCCTTCGGCGAGAAAACCCTGACCGTGGTCATCGACAAGCCGCATCACGAACTGATCATCGAGGGCCGGTCCAGGGTCGACGTCCACGCCCCGCCCCTGCCCGATCCGGGCGCCAGCCCCGCCTGGACCCAGATCCGGGACCAGGCCTACCAGAGCCGCGCCCTCACCCCCGACGGCCCCGCCACCTACCTCTACCCGACCCGGCGCACCCCCATCACGCCGCCGATTACCGACTATGCCCGCCAGAGCTTCGCCGCCGGCCGGCCCATCCTTGAGGCCGCCGCCGAGCTGATGACGCGGATCCACGGCGACTTCGTCTATGACCCGGAGGCCACGACGGTCTCCACCCCCGCCCCCGAGGCCTTCGCCGCCCGCCACGGGGTCTGCCAGGACTTCGCCCACATCATGATCGCCGGCTTGCGGGGCCTGGGCCTGCCGGCGGCCTATGTCAGCGGCTATCTCAGGACGACCCCGCCCCCCGGCCGTCCCCGGCTCGAGGGCGCCGACGCCACCCACGCCTGGGTGTCGCTCTGGTGCGGCGCGGACGGCTGGATCGGCCTGGACCCCACCAACGCGCTGCTGGTTCAGAACGACCACATCGTGCTGGCGGTCGGCCGCGACTATTCCGACGTCGCCCCGATCGACGGCATCATCCTCGCCCCAGGAGTCCAGACCCTGAAGGTCGAGGTCGACGTCGCGCCGGAAGCTGAGCCCGCCACGCCCGTCCCCGCCACCTGA
- a CDS encoding AMP-binding protein, translating to MSQASVGDLEARLNAAIDAGMAPAVWAQLQPDKLAVHELNGRTRTFGDLNANANRIACLLREQGLGPGDSVALLCSNRVEFADVLFGALRVGVRMSPVNWHLTADEIAYIIDNCEAKALFADADVATAKAAADQCPNLKLKVAIGGDLPGFVGYEVALAQFSAADIEDPIRGYTMLYSSGTTGRPKGVHKPQAVVPGYDKTYDRETDVHLCTGPAYHAAPLAGDVRRALTNGVPTVLMDKWDSELVLKTIEDFKITRGHFVPIMFQRLLALPEEVRQRYDLSSLRKITHGAAPCPPEVKQAIIAWWGPVLNEYYAGSEGGVGFVVSSEEWLRKPGTVGKRPAPHAARIIDEAGNECPTGVAGAIYMRLDIQGGFDYFKDDDKTQANRRDGYFTMGDIGYFDEDDYLFLTGRNAETIIAGGVNIYPQEVDNELIKHPAVEDTCTVGVPHDERGEEVRAVIQLKAGYEPTEALKQEILAFAHANLAKFKIPRQIDFATSLPRSEAGKIQRNKVRAPYWEGRARAI from the coding sequence ATGAGCCAGGCTTCGGTTGGCGATCTGGAAGCGCGTCTGAACGCGGCGATCGATGCGGGCATGGCCCCGGCCGTCTGGGCGCAACTGCAGCCCGACAAGCTCGCCGTCCACGAGTTGAACGGCCGCACGCGCACCTTCGGCGACCTCAACGCCAACGCCAACCGCATCGCCTGCCTGTTGAGAGAACAGGGGCTGGGTCCGGGCGACTCCGTCGCGCTGCTGTGCTCCAACCGGGTTGAGTTCGCCGACGTGCTGTTCGGAGCTCTGCGGGTGGGGGTTCGGATGAGCCCGGTGAACTGGCACCTCACCGCCGACGAGATCGCCTACATCATCGACAATTGCGAGGCCAAGGCGCTGTTCGCCGACGCCGATGTGGCCACGGCGAAGGCCGCCGCCGACCAGTGCCCGAACTTGAAGCTGAAGGTGGCCATTGGCGGGGATCTGCCCGGCTTCGTCGGCTACGAGGTGGCCCTGGCGCAGTTCTCGGCCGCCGACATCGAGGACCCGATCCGCGGCTACACCATGCTCTATTCGTCGGGCACCACGGGGCGGCCGAAAGGGGTGCACAAGCCCCAGGCCGTCGTGCCGGGCTATGACAAGACCTATGACCGGGAGACCGACGTCCACCTCTGCACCGGCCCCGCCTATCACGCCGCCCCCCTTGCGGGGGACGTGCGCCGGGCGCTGACCAACGGGGTGCCGACGGTGCTGATGGACAAGTGGGATTCAGAGCTGGTCCTCAAGACGATCGAGGACTTCAAGATCACGCGCGGCCACTTCGTGCCGATCATGTTCCAGCGCCTGCTGGCCCTGCCGGAGGAGGTTCGCCAGCGCTACGATCTCAGCTCGCTGCGCAAGATCACCCACGGCGCCGCGCCCTGCCCGCCGGAGGTGAAGCAGGCGATCATCGCCTGGTGGGGCCCGGTGCTGAACGAATACTATGCGGGCTCCGAGGGCGGCGTCGGCTTCGTGGTCAGCTCGGAGGAGTGGCTGCGGAAGCCCGGCACGGTGGGCAAGCGCCCCGCGCCGCACGCCGCGCGCATCATCGACGAGGCGGGGAACGAGTGCCCCACCGGAGTGGCCGGCGCCATCTATATGCGCCTCGATATCCAGGGGGGTTTTGACTACTTCAAGGACGACGACAAGACACAGGCCAACCGCCGCGACGGCTACTTCACCATGGGCGACATCGGCTATTTCGATGAGGACGACTACCTGTTCCTCACCGGCCGCAACGCCGAGACGATCATCGCCGGCGGCGTGAACATCTATCCGCAGGAAGTCGACAACGAGCTGATCAAGCATCCCGCCGTGGAGGACACCTGCACCGTCGGCGTGCCGCACGACGAGCGCGGCGAGGAGGTGCGGGCGGTGATCCAGCTGAAGGCCGGCTATGAGCCGACCGAGGCGCTGAAGCAGGAGATCCTGGCCTTCGCCCATGCCAATCTGGCCAAGTTCAAGATCCCCCGCCAGATCGACTTCGCCACCAGCCTGCCGCGCTCGGAAGCCGGCAAGATCCAGCGCAACAAGGTCCGCGCGCCCTACTGGGAGGGCCGCGCCCGGGCGATCTAG
- a CDS encoding GNAT family N-acetyltransferase, producing MSSRFGLEIRAADNVDAPGVAELMAASGLPANPVAIAARLERLRAERATVLLAVEWGPPSGLIIFHPRQTLLADLPIAFVSTLLVGPDARRKGIGRTLLKSASQAARSAGCGELHLSAPPEADSLRAFCQATGFAEQDSGFVRALRKQRTA from the coding sequence TTGTCGAGCCGGTTTGGCCTGGAGATCCGCGCGGCCGACAATGTCGATGCGCCGGGCGTGGCCGAGCTGATGGCGGCCTCGGGCCTGCCTGCCAATCCCGTCGCCATCGCCGCGCGGCTGGAGCGCCTGAGGGCCGAGCGCGCCACCGTCCTGCTGGCCGTTGAATGGGGACCGCCCAGTGGCCTGATCATCTTCCATCCCCGCCAGACCCTGCTGGCCGACCTGCCCATCGCCTTCGTCAGCACGCTGTTGGTCGGCCCCGACGCGCGTCGTAAGGGCATCGGCCGCACCCTGCTGAAATCGGCCTCCCAGGCCGCCCGCAGCGCCGGCTGCGGCGAGCTGCATCTGTCGGCGCCCCCGGAGGCCGACAGTCTACGGGCCTTCTGCCAGGCCACGGGTTTCGCCGAGCAGGACAGCGGGTTTGTTCGCGCGTTGCGGAAACAGCGAACAGCCTAG
- a CDS encoding beta strand repeat-containing protein, with amino-acid sequence MISPITSYSPAQIAGLSRQELESLTRADMAALNFSQIGALTTTEIEALAGTQLQALSTKQVTALAATQIRALTTSQIVFSAAQLAAFNATQVQGFEPEDIAALTTTQIKGLTASELTAMTADQIDAFSATQIAAMSATQIRGFTATEVAGLDNQQFGALSAGQIGAFTTTQIKALSPDQVAALTTTQIKGLTAAEVAVMSSTQVGALTTEQLPALSVGGFQGLTAANIARLSGEQLAALTPTQIGRLSMQQVRGLTADQVAGLADTQLAALTGAGMGSLTTTQVAAFTQDQVAALSTTQIKGLTPAGIGALSVEQIDALSTSQIEALSATQIKGFDATDTASLDAAQLGAMSAVQIGAFTATQIRALSEAQIASLDASQVKGLTAAELTAMSPTQIGALTVIQLPQMTVAGLSGLTAANMAGLSAEQLGALSASQIGRLSAMQIRGLTATQIPGLADTQLAALTVSGMAGLTTTQVAAFTPTQIAAMTTAQIKGLPAASISALTDTQIEAMSVSQVAALTATQVRSLTATEAAALTASQLAALTNVQVAALSTSAIGGLTTTDVAALTTTQVRALTTAQIGALSTTQTASLQTTQLAALSALQMKGIAASDLAVLSADQVAAFSSTQFAALAAGQIQALTSSQVAGLSTTQVAGMVASQVAALTATQVDALAVTQLASLTAGALTGLTSTNIGKLRTDQLTALTTTQVARLSVSQLQGLGDTQIAALADTQLTALTAPELAALTGTQVTAFTQHQISALTTTQIRGLTATSLGSLTPEQLGALATTQLGALTTAQLKGLTTTAAAALTTAQFAALSETQVAALSTAVIGGLTLDEVAGLTTSQIAGLSTAQVGALTDDQVTVLSTTQLSALGATQMRGLTTAALAALTASQFATFSSTQMSALTANQIKGFTADEINDMTTDQLAGLTAAQMTGLSAAAMEALTPTDVAALTATQIKGLAATSLAAFSSEQLGALSTTQIQGLSVAQIRALTEEQAGALTTEQIAALQTTQVAAISPTAIAGLTPEDIAGLASTQVGALVAAQIEALSGDQVEALTTTQIGGLTALQLKGLTATSVGALSIAQFAALSATQIGSLTSAAIGGLGADQIGALTTTQLDAFKTTEIAGFTDTQIGAMSGAQVASLEASQIGALTATAMKGLSAAEIGALTNTQIGALTATQLSALSAEQLKGFSASQLNSLTTKQVAGLNVTNLAQLSNEQVVALTPSQIAALSATAVGGLTPTQIAALTNTQIDALKATAIAGLTSTQMAAMTAGQIAGLEATQIAALSASAVTGLTAADIGGLTGAQVAALSATQMSALSEDQVDGFNATQLRGLTARQIAGISSTAIAGLAPESIAAFTTTQVAGLASTQVAALTADKVQAMTAAQIAALSVSGVAGLASTQVAALTATQMAAFTATEVAALTPTAVSGLTATQIGGLTKDQMAALTSSQVAAISTTSIVGLTSTEIAGLTLTQFGSLTPTQVGAFTPSQVASLTATQVSALTPTEVSGLTPTHIAALTPTQFAALSATQMAAMSATGITGLTPTEIAGLTKTQLTSFNATQIGALTSTQFATLTPTQLADLTATGVGGFTATHVASLTPTQIAAMSTTHIAALSTSGIAGLTADQVPALSTTQIAAITAKEIAALSAGAISGLSTDDITGLTSTQFAAFTPEQVRALSTTQVAGLGTTQIGLLDASDLASLTPSQVAALTTTGFASLTPTQIKALSAAGITGLTESQITQMTLTQLGGLTTEQIGALTTTEIGYLSAADMAAMTVTQLSGLVRMQLRALSESQFDALTVTQVASLSGTQIANLESTDLNGFEPTQFEALTETQVGSLTPTQLNSLTATMMSSFTDRQLVGMTVTQVASLSITSISALTPRELRALNGTQIDAFTPTQMAGITPEQLAAMQAGSS; translated from the coding sequence ATGATCTCGCCCATCACCTCCTACAGCCCGGCCCAGATCGCCGGCCTGTCGCGGCAGGAGCTGGAGTCCCTGACGCGTGCCGACATGGCCGCCCTGAACTTCAGCCAGATCGGCGCGCTCACCACCACCGAAATCGAGGCCCTGGCCGGCACCCAGTTGCAGGCGCTGTCCACCAAGCAGGTCACCGCCCTGGCGGCCACCCAGATTCGGGCGCTCACCACCAGCCAGATCGTGTTCAGCGCCGCCCAGCTCGCGGCCTTCAACGCCACCCAGGTCCAGGGCTTCGAGCCCGAGGACATCGCCGCCCTCACCACGACCCAGATCAAGGGCCTCACCGCCTCCGAGCTGACGGCGATGACCGCCGACCAGATCGACGCCTTCTCCGCGACCCAGATCGCCGCGATGAGCGCCACCCAGATCAGGGGCTTCACCGCCACCGAGGTCGCGGGCCTGGACAACCAACAGTTCGGCGCGTTGAGCGCAGGCCAGATCGGCGCGTTCACCACCACCCAGATCAAGGCGCTGAGCCCCGACCAGGTCGCCGCCCTGACCACCACCCAGATCAAGGGCCTCACCGCCGCCGAGGTCGCGGTGATGAGCTCGACCCAGGTGGGCGCCCTGACGACGGAACAGCTCCCGGCCTTGTCGGTCGGAGGTTTCCAGGGTCTGACCGCCGCCAACATCGCCCGCCTTAGCGGCGAACAGCTGGCCGCGCTGACCCCGACCCAGATCGGCCGTCTGTCGATGCAACAGGTCCGCGGTTTGACCGCCGACCAGGTCGCGGGCCTGGCTGACACCCAACTGGCCGCCCTGACGGGCGCCGGCATGGGCTCGCTCACCACCACCCAGGTGGCCGCCTTCACCCAGGATCAGGTCGCCGCCCTCAGCACCACCCAGATCAAGGGCCTGACCCCGGCCGGCATCGGGGCCCTCTCCGTCGAGCAGATCGACGCGCTGTCGACCAGCCAGATCGAGGCCCTGTCGGCCACCCAGATCAAGGGCTTCGACGCCACCGACACCGCCTCCCTCGACGCGGCCCAGCTGGGCGCCATGAGCGCGGTCCAGATCGGCGCATTCACGGCCACCCAGATCCGCGCGCTCAGCGAGGCGCAGATCGCTTCCCTGGACGCCAGCCAGGTCAAGGGGCTCACCGCCGCCGAACTGACAGCGATGAGCCCCACCCAGATCGGGGCGCTGACCGTCATCCAGTTGCCGCAAATGACGGTGGCCGGCCTGTCGGGCCTGACCGCCGCCAACATGGCGGGCCTCAGCGCCGAGCAGCTGGGCGCCCTGAGCGCCAGCCAGATCGGCCGACTGTCGGCCATGCAGATCAGGGGCCTGACCGCCACCCAGATCCCGGGGCTTGCCGACACCCAGCTCGCGGCGCTCACCGTGAGCGGCATGGCGGGCCTGACCACGACACAGGTTGCGGCGTTCACGCCGACCCAAATCGCGGCCATGACCACCGCCCAGATCAAGGGCCTGCCCGCCGCCAGCATCAGCGCGCTGACCGACACCCAGATCGAGGCCATGTCGGTGAGCCAGGTGGCCGCCCTGACCGCCACCCAGGTCCGGAGCCTCACCGCCACCGAGGCCGCCGCCTTGACCGCCAGCCAGCTGGCGGCGCTCACCAACGTCCAGGTCGCGGCCCTCTCGACCTCGGCCATCGGCGGCCTGACCACCACCGACGTGGCGGCCCTGACCACCACCCAGGTCCGGGCCCTGACCACGGCCCAGATCGGCGCGCTGTCGACCACCCAGACCGCCAGCCTGCAGACGACGCAGCTCGCGGCGCTCAGCGCCCTGCAGATGAAAGGCATCGCGGCTTCGGACCTGGCCGTGCTGTCAGCCGATCAGGTCGCGGCGTTTTCCAGCACTCAGTTCGCGGCCCTGGCCGCGGGCCAGATCCAGGCCCTGACCAGCAGCCAGGTGGCGGGCCTCAGCACCACCCAGGTCGCCGGCATGGTGGCCAGCCAGGTCGCCGCCCTCACCGCGACCCAGGTTGACGCCCTGGCTGTGACCCAGCTCGCAAGCCTCACGGCAGGCGCCCTGACTGGCCTGACCTCCACCAACATCGGCAAGCTACGGACCGACCAGCTCACAGCGCTGACCACCACCCAGGTGGCCCGGCTGTCGGTCTCCCAGCTCCAGGGCCTGGGCGACACCCAGATCGCCGCCCTGGCCGACACCCAGCTCACGGCGCTCACCGCCCCCGAACTGGCCGCCCTGACTGGAACCCAGGTCACGGCCTTCACCCAGCACCAGATCTCGGCGCTCACCACCACCCAGATTCGAGGCCTGACCGCCACCAGCTTGGGGTCCCTGACGCCCGAGCAACTGGGCGCCCTGGCCACGACCCAGCTCGGCGCCTTGACGACGGCCCAGCTCAAGGGCCTGACCACCACGGCGGCGGCCGCCCTCACGACCGCGCAGTTCGCGGCCCTGTCGGAGACCCAGGTCGCGGCCCTGTCCACCGCGGTGATCGGCGGCCTGACCCTCGACGAGGTGGCCGGCCTGACCACCAGCCAGATTGCCGGTCTCAGCACCGCCCAGGTGGGCGCCCTGACGGACGACCAGGTCACGGTCCTCTCCACCACCCAGCTCAGCGCGCTCGGCGCGACCCAGATGCGGGGCCTGACCACCGCGGCCCTGGCGGCGCTCACCGCCAGCCAGTTCGCCACCTTCTCCTCGACCCAGATGTCGGCCCTGACCGCGAACCAGATCAAGGGCTTCACCGCCGACGAGATCAACGACATGACCACCGATCAGCTGGCCGGCCTCACGGCCGCGCAGATGACCGGCCTGTCGGCCGCGGCCATGGAGGCGCTCACCCCCACCGATGTCGCCGCGCTCACCGCCACCCAGATCAAGGGCCTGGCGGCCACGAGCCTCGCGGCCTTCTCCTCCGAACAACTGGGCGCCCTATCCACCACCCAGATTCAGGGGCTCAGCGTCGCCCAGATCCGGGCCCTGACCGAAGAACAGGCCGGGGCCCTGACGACGGAGCAGATCGCCGCCCTGCAGACCACCCAGGTGGCGGCGATCAGCCCCACCGCCATCGCCGGCCTGACGCCGGAGGACATCGCGGGCCTGGCGTCGACGCAGGTCGGCGCCCTGGTGGCGGCCCAGATCGAGGCGCTGTCGGGCGACCAGGTCGAGGCCCTGACCACCACCCAGATCGGCGGCCTCACCGCCCTGCAGCTCAAGGGCCTCACCGCCACCTCCGTCGGCGCGCTCAGCATCGCCCAGTTCGCCGCGCTGTCGGCGACTCAGATCGGATCCCTGACCTCGGCGGCCATCGGCGGGCTCGGCGCCGACCAGATCGGCGCCCTGACCACCACCCAGCTCGACGCCTTCAAGACCACCGAGATCGCCGGCTTCACCGACACCCAGATCGGCGCCATGAGCGGCGCCCAGGTGGCCAGCCTTGAGGCCAGCCAGATCGGGGCGCTCACCGCCACGGCGATGAAGGGCCTGAGCGCCGCCGAAATCGGCGCCCTGACCAACACCCAGATCGGCGCCCTGACGGCGACACAGCTCTCGGCCCTGTCGGCCGAACAGCTGAAGGGTTTCTCCGCCAGCCAGCTCAACAGCCTGACCACCAAACAGGTGGCCGGCCTCAACGTCACCAACTTGGCGCAACTCAGCAACGAACAGGTCGTCGCTCTGACGCCGTCGCAGATCGCGGCCCTGTCGGCCACAGCGGTGGGCGGCCTGACCCCCACCCAGATCGCGGCCCTGACCAACACCCAGATCGACGCCCTCAAGGCGACAGCGATCGCGGGCCTCACCTCCACCCAGATGGCGGCGATGACCGCCGGCCAGATCGCCGGCCTGGAGGCAACCCAGATCGCGGCCCTGTCGGCCAGCGCCGTCACCGGCCTGACCGCGGCCGACATCGGCGGCCTGACCGGGGCGCAGGTCGCCGCGCTCAGCGCCACCCAGATGAGCGCCCTTTCAGAGGACCAGGTGGACGGCTTCAACGCCACCCAGCTGCGCGGACTGACCGCCAGGCAGATCGCCGGCATTTCCAGCACCGCCATCGCGGGCCTGGCGCCGGAAAGCATCGCGGCCTTCACCACCACCCAGGTCGCGGGCCTGGCCTCCACCCAGGTGGCGGCGCTCACCGCCGACAAGGTCCAGGCGATGACAGCAGCCCAGATCGCCGCCCTGTCGGTATCGGGCGTCGCGGGCCTCGCCTCGACCCAGGTCGCCGCCCTGACCGCCACCCAGATGGCGGCCTTCACGGCCACGGAAGTCGCCGCCCTCACCCCCACGGCGGTCTCGGGCCTGACCGCGACCCAGATCGGCGGGCTCACCAAGGACCAGATGGCGGCCCTGACCTCCAGCCAGGTCGCCGCCATCTCGACGACCAGCATTGTCGGCCTGACCTCCACCGAGATCGCCGGCCTGACCCTGACCCAGTTCGGCAGCCTGACCCCCACCCAGGTCGGCGCCTTCACGCCCTCTCAGGTGGCCTCGCTGACCGCGACCCAGGTCTCGGCCCTGACCCCCACCGAGGTCAGCGGCCTGACCCCGACCCACATCGCGGCCCTGACGCCCACCCAGTTCGCCGCGCTCAGCGCCACCCAGATGGCCGCCATGTCGGCCACCGGCATCACCGGCCTGACCCCTACCGAGATCGCGGGCCTGACCAAGACCCAGCTGACCAGCTTCAACGCCACCCAGATCGGGGCCCTGACCTCGACCCAGTTCGCGACCCTGACCCCGACCCAGCTGGCCGACCTGACGGCCACCGGGGTGGGCGGCTTCACCGCGACCCACGTGGCCAGCCTGACGCCGACCCAGATCGCGGCGATGAGCACGACCCATATCGCCGCCCTGTCGACGAGCGGCATCGCGGGCCTGACCGCCGACCAGGTCCCGGCGCTCTCCACCACTCAGATCGCCGCCATCACCGCCAAGGAGATAGCGGCCCTGTCGGCCGGCGCCATTTCCGGCCTGTCCACCGACGACATCACCGGCCTGACCTCGACCCAGTTCGCGGCCTTCACGCCTGAACAGGTCCGCGCCCTGTCCACCACCCAGGTGGCGGGCCTGGGGACCACTCAGATCGGCTTGCTGGACGCCTCGGACCTCGCCAGCCTGACGCCAAGCCAGGTGGCGGCCCTGACCACCACGGGCTTCGCCTCGCTGACGCCCACTCAGATCAAGGCCCTCTCCGCCGCCGGGATCACCGGCCTGACCGAGAGCCAGATCACACAGATGACCTTGACCCAGCTGGGGGGCCTGACCACCGAACAGATCGGGGCGCTCACCACCACCGAGATCGGCTATCTCAGCGCCGCCGACATGGCCGCCATGACCGTGACCCAACTCAGCGGCCTGGTGCGGATGCAACTGCGGGCCTTGAGCGAGAGCCAGTTCGACGCGCTCACCGTCACCCAGGTCGCGTCGCTCAGCGGAACTCAGATCGCCAACCTGGAATCCACCGACTTGAACGGCTTTGAGCCCACACAGTTCGAGGCCCTGACCGAGACCCAGGTCGGCTCGCTGACGCCCACCCAGCTCAACAGCCTGACGGCGACGATGATGTCGTCCTTCACCGACCGCCAGCTGGTGGGCATGACCGTGACCCAGGTGGCCAGCCTGTCGATCACCAGCATCAGCGCGCTGACGCCCCGCGAACTGAGGGCCCTGAACGGCACCCAGATCGACGCCTTCACGCCCACCCAGATGGCCGGCATCACGCCCGAGCAGCTCGCGGCGATGCAGGCCGGCTCGTCTTAG